The following DNA comes from Croceicoccus sp. YJ47.
TTGAAGAGCAGGACGGCAAGAAGGTGCGCGTCGCCGTCAAGTCCGGAGAGAAGATCGATGGCTGATTATACCCCCCGTTTCCGCGCCAAGTACGACGAAGAGATCGTCAAGGCGATGACCGAGAAGTTCGGCTACAAGAACGGCTTCGAAGTTCCCCGGGTCGAGAAGATCACGCTCAACATGGGCGTCGGCGAGGCGAGCCAGGACAAGAAGAAGGTCCAGACCGCCGCTGCCGAGATGGAGCTGATTGCCGGGCAGAAGCCCGTCATCACCAAGGCGAAGAAGTCGATCGCACAGTTCAAGCTGCGCGAAGACATGCCGATCGGTTGCAAGGTCACCCTGCGCCGCGAACGCATGTACGAATTTCTCGACCGTCTGGTCACCATTGCGATGC
Coding sequences within:
- the rplE gene encoding 50S ribosomal protein L5; amino-acid sequence: MADYTPRFRAKYDEEIVKAMTEKFGYKNGFEVPRVEKITLNMGVGEASQDKKKVQTAAAEMELIAGQKPVITKAKKSIAQFKLREDMPIGCKVTLRRERMYEFLDRLVTIAMPRIRDFRGLNPKSFDGRGNYAMGIKEQIIFPEISYDQIETVRGMDIIVTTTAKTDEEAHELLRLFGFPFPAEEQDKKEAA